From a single Agrobacterium tumefaciens genomic region:
- a CDS encoding EamA family transporter, with the protein MTIDILLLVLLGAILHAGWNALVKSGSDKSLDASLIAAGAAACSLPFLPFLPFPAPVAIPFLFASAILQFAYFRLVAAAYTIGDIGLVYPVMRGVAPLIVAATSSLFLSEVLSPLALAGIAIISAGILTLAFEARRGGGKAIILALINAFVIASYTFVDGVGARLSGNAISYTLWMSLLPPVLLFGFAFYQRGASAVAAHVRRNWWRGLIGGGGSILSYGLALYAMTKAPVAVVAALRETSILFALVISVVILKERASIWRYLAGGIIAAGVLVMRLG; encoded by the coding sequence GTGACAATCGACATTCTTCTTCTGGTTCTCCTGGGTGCGATCCTGCATGCCGGATGGAATGCGCTGGTCAAATCCGGCTCAGACAAGTCACTTGACGCCTCACTGATTGCGGCGGGTGCTGCCGCTTGCTCCCTGCCCTTTCTGCCCTTCCTGCCGTTTCCGGCTCCTGTCGCCATTCCATTCCTCTTCGCTTCGGCCATTCTGCAATTTGCCTATTTCCGCCTTGTCGCTGCCGCCTATACGATCGGCGATATCGGCCTCGTTTATCCCGTCATGCGCGGTGTGGCGCCCTTGATCGTCGCGGCGACGAGCAGCCTTTTCCTGAGCGAGGTCCTGAGCCCGCTGGCGCTTGCCGGGATAGCCATCATTTCCGCCGGCATCCTGACGCTCGCCTTCGAGGCGCGGCGTGGCGGCGGAAAAGCGATCATCCTTGCGCTCATCAATGCCTTCGTCATCGCCTCCTACACCTTCGTCGACGGTGTCGGCGCAAGGCTTTCGGGCAATGCGATTTCCTATACGCTGTGGATGTCGCTGCTACCGCCCGTGCTGCTTTTCGGTTTCGCCTTTTACCAACGCGGGGCAAGCGCCGTCGCGGCGCATGTGCGGCGCAACTGGTGGCGCGGCCTGATCGGCGGTGGCGGCTCCATCCTCTCCTACGGATTGGCGCTTTATGCCATGACCAAGGCCCCCGTCGCTGTCGTCGCAGCACTTCGGGAAACCTCCATCCTGTTTGCGCTTGTCATCTCCGTCGTGATCCTGAAAGAACGCGCCAGCATCTGGCGTTATCTCGCCGGCGGCATCATAGCAGCAGGCGTTCTGGTCATGAGACTGGGCTAA
- the rplM gene encoding 50S ribosomal protein L13 produces MSTFVQKPAEVEKKWVIIDAEGLVVGRLATIVATRLRGKHKATYTPHVDDGDNVIVINAEKIAFTGNKYSDKKYYWHTGHPGGIKERTARQIIEGRFPERVVEKAIERMIPRGPLGRRQMKNLRVYAGSNHPHEAQQPTVLDVAALNKKNVRSA; encoded by the coding sequence ATGTCTACTTTCGTTCAGAAGCCTGCTGAGGTGGAGAAGAAGTGGGTCATCATCGACGCCGAAGGCCTCGTTGTTGGTCGCCTCGCCACCATCGTTGCAACCCGCCTGCGCGGCAAGCACAAGGCCACCTACACACCCCACGTCGATGATGGCGACAATGTCATCGTCATCAACGCGGAAAAGATTGCCTTCACCGGCAACAAGTACTCCGACAAGAAGTACTACTGGCACACCGGTCATCCGGGTGGCATCAAGGAGCGCACCGCTCGCCAGATCATCGAAGGCCGCTTCCCGGAGCGCGTCGTTGAAAAGGCTATCGAGCGCATGATCCCGCGCGGCCCGCTCGGCCGTCGCCAGATGAAGAACCTGCGCGTTTACGCCGGCTCGAACCATCCGCACGAAGCACAGCAGCCCACCGTTCTCGATGTGGCCGCGCTTAACAAGAAGAACGTAAGGAGCGCCTGA